The Plutella xylostella chromosome 12, ilPluXylo3.1, whole genome shotgun sequence genome includes a window with the following:
- the LOC105388688 gene encoding histone H2A-beta, sperm-like isoform X1, with protein MTGRAMPLKSKKRAKPKTKSERSGLMFPVGRINRILRHGNFAPRVGSGASIYLAAVLEYLAAEILELAGNAAKENGKSRITPRHILLAIRNDDELDLLLSDVTISTGGVLPHIQPQLLPRKTLREHQKSQQQNTSSQEY; from the exons ATGACTGGACGTGCAATGCCct TGAAGTCAAAAAAACGGGCCAAGCCCAAAACCAAAAGTGAAAGATCAGGGTTGATGTTCCCAGTGGGAAGAATCAACAGGATCCTACGTCATGGTAATTTCGCCCCTCGAGTCGGCAGCGGCGCTTCAATATACCTGGCAGCCGTGCTGGAGTACCTGGCTGCTGAGATCCTGGAGCTGGCTGGAAACGCAGCTAAAGAAAACGGCAAATCTAG AATAACCCCACGACACATACTGCTGGCGATTCGCAACGACGACGAGCTGGACTTGTTGCTGAGCGACGTCACCATATCTACAGGGGGCGTGCTTCCTCACATTCAACCTCAACTGCTGCCCAGAAAAACGTTAAGAGAACATCAAAAAAGTCAACAACAAAACACTTCGTCCCAGGAATATTAA
- the LOC105388688 gene encoding histone H2A-beta, sperm-like isoform X2: MKSKKRAKPKTKSERSGLMFPVGRINRILRHGNFAPRVGSGASIYLAAVLEYLAAEILELAGNAAKENGKSRITPRHILLAIRNDDELDLLLSDVTISTGGVLPHIQPQLLPRKTLREHQKSQQQNTSSQEY, encoded by the exons A TGAAGTCAAAAAAACGGGCCAAGCCCAAAACCAAAAGTGAAAGATCAGGGTTGATGTTCCCAGTGGGAAGAATCAACAGGATCCTACGTCATGGTAATTTCGCCCCTCGAGTCGGCAGCGGCGCTTCAATATACCTGGCAGCCGTGCTGGAGTACCTGGCTGCTGAGATCCTGGAGCTGGCTGGAAACGCAGCTAAAGAAAACGGCAAATCTAG AATAACCCCACGACACATACTGCTGGCGATTCGCAACGACGACGAGCTGGACTTGTTGCTGAGCGACGTCACCATATCTACAGGGGGCGTGCTTCCTCACATTCAACCTCAACTGCTGCCCAGAAAAACGTTAAGAGAACATCAAAAAAGTCAACAACAAAACACTTCGTCCCAGGAATATTAA
- the LOC105388689 gene encoding mediator of RNA polymerase II transcription subunit 8, protein MQREEKQQEAILQAILNRVNDLKTAIQALITKLETEYETINWPTFLDNYAILSGHLTGLSKILQAEIAPQLRSLVVLPLQLGCKRDEQLAQMTEGRVPACTHDLVPDLLRTKPEPQAEQRLQQFNHKASTLNYDTAQKQVAQFTKVVSHVWEIISKERENWEGESMRASGIQPTHNMADTHALVTAVGTGKGLRLGMPAIVPGVGGPGMGPRVPTPQMGPSSQTMPKAPSTIKTNIKAANQIHPYQR, encoded by the exons ATGCAGAGAGAAGAAAAGCAGCAGGAGGCTATACTGCAAGCGATTCTAAATAGAGTCAATGATTTGAAAACTGCAATACAAGCCCTTATTACGAAATTAGAAACTGAATATGAAACTATCAATTGGCCAACttttcttgataattacgctATTCTATCAGGAcat CTAACAGGGCTGAGTAAGATTCTGCAAGCAGAAATAGCGCCTCAGCTGCGTTCCCTGGTGGTGCTGCCGCTGCAGCTGGGCTGCAAGCGCGACGAGCAGCTGGCGCAGATGACGGAGGGCCGCGTGCCGGCCTGCACGCACGACCTGGTGCCTGACCTGCTGCGGACCAAGCCCGAGCCCCAGGCGGAGCAACGCCTGCAACAGTTCAACCATAAAGCCAGTACTCTCAATTATGATACAGCCCAG AAACAagttgcacaatttacaaaggTTGTAAGTCATGTTTGGGAAATTATATCCAAAGAAAGAGAAAACTGGGAAGGAGAATCCATGAGGGCATCTG gAATACAACCAACACACAACATGGCTGACACCCATGCGCTAGTGACTGCTGTAGGAACTGGCAAAGGCCTCCGCCTGGGTATGCCTGCCATAGTACCAGGAGTAGGTGGTCCCGGCATGGGCCCCCGAGTGCCCACTCCTCAGATGGGGCCCTCCTCACAGACTATGCCCAAGGCTCCTTCCACTATCAAGACCAACATCAAAGCTGCCAATCAAATTCATCCATACCAACGATAA
- the LOC105388703 gene encoding T-complex protein 1 subunit delta translates to MAPKAGGDSARVNSSVYKDKSKPTDIRLSNIAAAKAVSDAIRTSLGPRGMDKMIQAANGEVTITNDGATILKQISVIHPAAKMLVELSRAQDIEAGDGTTTVVVIAGALLDAAEKLLQKGIHPTVISDGFQKALTSALQVIESMATPVDLSNEEVLLKAAATSLNSKVVSQHSTLLAPIAVQAIRTVMEPIVGGVGARVDLRDVKVLERVGGTVEDTELIAGLVIGHRAANVSGPHRLEKAKVGLIQFCISPPKTDMDHNVIVSDYAAMDRVLKEERQYILNIVKQIKKAGCNVLLVQKSILRDALSDLAIHFLDKIKCMVIKDIEREDIDFVCKTLGCRPIASLDHFTAENLVNVDLVEEVSEPSGKYIKMTGIQGGGKTVSVVVRGTSGAVVAEAARSLHDALCAVRCVARRPALLPGGGAPESAAAAALARESISAPGADHYCLRAYADALEVVPYTLAENAGLNAIETVTELRAAHAAAAGGAAGAGVNVRRGRVTDMRQESVLQPLHVTASALALSTETVRAILKIDDIINTLN, encoded by the exons ATGGCTCCCAAAGCTGGTGGTGATTCTGCTAGAGTTAATTCGTCAGTATACAAGGATAAAAGCAAGCCTACCGATATTCGGCTTAGCAACATAGCTGCCGCAAAAG ctgtaTCAGATGCTATTCGCACAAGTCTGGGCCCAAGGGGCATGGATAAAATG ATCCAAGCTGCAAATGGTGAAGTAACAATCACAAATGATGGAGCTACCATTCTGAAACAAATCAGTGTCATCCACCCAGCTGCTAAAATG CTGGTGGAGCTGTCAAGAGCCCAGGACATTGAGGCTGGGGACGGCACCACCACCGTGGTGGTGATTGCCGGGGCACTGCTCGACGCTGCAGAGAAGCTGCTGCAGAAGGGCATCCACCCCACCGTCATTTCAGACGGATTCCAGAAAGCTCTTACATCTGCTTTACAG GTGATTGAAAGCATGGCCACACCTGTGGACTTGTCCAATGAAGAGGTTCTGCTGAAGGCGGCGGCCACATCTCTGAACTCCAAGGTGGTGTCCCAGCACTCCACTCTGTTGGCCCCTATCGCTGTCCAGGCCATCCGTACTG TGATGGAGCCGATCGTGGGCGGCGTGGGCGCGCGCGTGGACCTGCGCGACGTGAAGGTGCTGGAGCGCGTCGGCGGCACCGTGGAGGACACGGAGCTGATCGCCGGCCTCGTCATCGGCCACCGCGCGGCCAACGTCAGCGGCCCGCACCGGCTGGAGAAGGCCAAGGTGGGCCTGATACAGTTCTGTATCTCGCCGCCTAAGACCGAT ATGGACCACAACGTGATCGTGTCGGACTACGCGGCGATGGACCGCGTGCTGAAGGAGGAGCGCCAGTACATCCTCAACATCGTGAAGCAGATCAAGAAGGCCGGCTGCAACGTGCTGCTCGTGCAGAAGTCCATCTTGAG AGACGCCCTGAGCGACCTGGCCATCCACTTCCTGGACAAGATCAAGTGCATGGTGATCAAGGACATTGAGCGCGAGGACATTGACTTCGTGTGCAAGACGCTGGGCTGCCGGCCCATCGCCTCGCTCGACCACTTCACCGCAGAGAACCTGGTCAATGTCGACCTCGTCGAGGAGGTCAGCGAGCCCAGCGGCAAGTACATCAAG ATGACAGGCATCCAGGGCGGCGGCAAGACGGTGTCCGTCGTCGTCCGCGGCACGTCGGGCGCGGTGGTCGCCGAGGCGGCTCGTTCTTTACACGACGCGCTGTGCGCCGTGCGCTGCGTGGCGCGCCGGCCCGCGCTGctgcccggcggcggcgcgcccgagtccgccgccgccgcagcgctGGCTCGTGAGAGCATCTCCGCTCCTGGTGCTGATCATTACTGTCTGAGGGCGTATGCGGATGCGCTGGAGGTCGTGCCGTACACGCTTGCTGAGAATGCTG GTCTGAACGCGATCGAGACGGTGACGGAGCTGCGCGCGgcgcacgcggcggcggcgggcggcgcggcgggcgcgggcgtgAACGTGCGCCGCGGCCGCGTCACCGACATGCGCCAGGAGAGCGTGCTGCAGCCGCTGCACGTCACCGCCTCCGCGCTCGCGCTGTCTACTGAGACCGTGAGGGCTATACTCAAGATTGACGATATC atAAACACCTTGAACTAA
- the LOC119691468 gene encoding uncharacterized protein LOC119691468 translates to MSHTVEEEAFNKAMAEKKKRGQNFTMEEKDRLIKLLAQYRSTILNKKTDGTTNMAKMQAWNALTNKFNSCGSTYRTKDSLVKQWDKLKTEAKIYNGKNKKGVMGTGGGPSTVKSDPVLDQACDLLGRACSGMLAVNDSDADIPTSGALESSMFHDIATEVEIYEREGEQDVPMENMTVQDVAPGPSCLVEFQSTPANMNIPDAVPGPSGVTQQMPLTDIPDQENTTTGQPLWSRRRRPQMGARHERTEALENITSSFCNVQQQKLTYEQLKVQLLMDEKIFKDSLYKIQLTTAEKELEIKVEILKQIQRGGLSLENIMGKKKDE, encoded by the exons ATGAGTCACACTGTAGAAGAAGAAGCATTTAATAAAGCAATGGCAGAAAAGAAGAAACGCGgacaaaattttacaatggAAGAGAAGGACAGACTAATAAAGTTATTAGCACAGTATCGGTccacaatattaaataaaaaaacggaCGGTACCACCAATATGGCGAAGATGCAAGCCTGGAATGCTTTAAcgaataaatttaatagttGTGGCTCAACTTACAG AACTAAAGATTCACTGGTGAAACAGTGGGACAAATTAAAAACGGAGGCCAAAATATATAacggaaaaaataaaaaaggtgTAATGGGCACAGGAGGTGGACCATCCACGGTAAAATCCGATCCAGTTTTGGACCAGGCGTGCGACCTGCTGGGGAGGGCATGCTCAGGCATGCTAGCTGTCAATGACAGTGATGCTGATATACCTACAAGTGGGGCACTAGAAAGCAGTATGTTTCATGATATT GCCACAGAAGTTGAGATATATGAAAGAGAAGGAGAGCAGGATGTACcaatg gagAATATGACTGTACAGGATGTTGCTCCTGGTCCCAGCTGCCTGGTTGAATTTCAATCAACTCCT GCAAATATGAATATCCCAGATGCTGTTCCTGGTCCAAGCGGTGTCACTCAACAAATGCCACTAACAGACATCCCG gatCAAGAAAATACAACTACAGGCCAACCATTGTGGTCAAGACGGCGTCGACCTCAAATGGGTGCCAGGCATGAGAGAACAGAGGCGCTGGAAAATATAACCTCCAGCTTTTGCAATGTTCAGCAGCAGAAATTGACCTATGAACAATTGAAAGTTCAATTGCTGATGGAcgagaaaatatttaaagatagcttgtacaaaatacaattaacTACAGCTGAAAAGGAGCTGGAAATAAAAGTAGAAATACTAAAACAAATtcaaa gagGCGGCTTATCACTTGAGAACATTATGGGCAAGAAGAAAgatgaataa
- the LOC119691518 gene encoding putative nuclease HARBI1, whose amino-acid sequence MSDFIDTIEAIELITDRVLWDRPRIFRERTDYFQKYDDLDFFRRFRLTKRSVLFLLTKIESKIEFQEDRNHSIPPINQLLMTLRYYATGNHLLAIGDLGGFSVASCSRIVKRVTEAIVSLRAEFIKFPESEEEQRKVKWDFFKIAKFPNVLGCIDCTHVRIQSPGGDDAEIFRNRKGYMSINVQTISTAQLLVTDVVARWPGSTHDSAIYQNSNRYNKFERGDYGCGYLLGDSGYPLKSHLLTPHVHPITQGQQRFNEAQIKTRNVVERQYGVLKRRFPVLAVGIRLKLKTAVNVILACCILHNFCILNREPEPANEGLLQNLNELIDNGQIHFPLDGVADPIYGFRRDQVTEYFENIDNN is encoded by the exons ATGAGTGATTTTATCGACACTATTGAGGCTATCGAATTGATCACAGATCGTGTATTATGGGATCGACCACGTATATTCCGTGAGAGAACGGATTACTTCCAAAAATATGACGACTTGGACTTTTTTAGAAGGTTCAGGTTAACTAAAAGAAGTGTCCTTTTCCTGCTAACAAAAATCGAATCAAAAATTGAGTTCCAGGAGGATAG aAACCACTCTATTCCACCAATTAATCAATTACTCATGACATTGCGCTACTATGCCACTGGTAATCATTTACTCGCAATCGGAGATCTCGGAGGATTCAGTGTAGCCTCATGTAGCCGCATAGTTAAACGAGTCACTGAAGCCATCGTAAGCCTACGAGCAGAATTCATTAAATTTCCAGAGTCCGAAGAAGAACAGAGAAAAGTCAAATGGGATTTCTTTAAAATAGCAAAGTTCCCTAATGTGTTAGGCTGCATAGATTGTACACACGTAAGAATACAATCACCTG gaGGCGATGATGCTGAAATTTTCCGTAATAGGAAAGGATACATGTCCATTAATGTTCAAACAATTAGCACTGCCCAATTATTAGTAACAGATGTAGTGGCACGATGGCCTGGATCAACCCATGATTCAGCTATCTACCAAAACAGCAACCGATACAATaaatttgaaagaggagactACGGCTGCGGCTACTTATTGGGAGACAGTGGCTATCCTCTAAAG TCACATCTCTTAACACCACATGTACATCCAATCACGCAAGGCCAACAAAGATTTAATGAAGCCCAAATTAAAACTAGAAATGTTGTGGAACGACAGTATGGAGTCCTGAAAAGAAGATTCCCAGTTTTAGCTGTTGGTATCAGACTGAAACTGAAGACTGCAGTGAATGTTATACTGGCCTGTTGTATCCTGCATAACTTCTGTATATTAAACAGGGAGCCGGAACCCGCCAATGAAGGTCTTCTCCAGAACTTAAATGAGTTAATAGATAATGGGCAGATACATTTCCCATTAGATGGTGTTGCGGACCCAATTTATGGATTTCGAAGAGACCAAGTTACggaatattttgaaaatattgataataattaa